CATGAATTTTTCCTTTCCACTTGTATTTGTGGATCAGGATTATACAAATTCTAAATAGCTTTAAATCCTCCCCCAATTTGCGGCTGACATTAACATTACTCAGTCAAATAAAACTTTGCGGGCATGTGCATGTTCAATATGTCAAATTCCTCTAACTCCCAAATAGCCAAATCCAAGGATACTAAGTAAAAAGTTCATATTCCTTCTTCCATGTCCTAGGCTGTTTTCGTAATATAGCATGACAGATACATGTAGTTGAGACAGTCTAGTAACTCCATGTTGTTAAGAACAAGAATCTTGGGGAACTTGCAATTAAGAAAGCTACTCTTCTCCTCCTTTGCAGGACAAGCTTATATGGTTAAGTAGACAAAAGTAGATAAGACCAAAACACCTTATATAGACACTAGAAGTATATGGTGTCTGATTATCATATATGCTTTTTagtatctattttatttaacatcCAAGCAGGCTGTACATTAAGCTCTTCAGTTTCATCGTTGTATTAAATAATTGCTAATGAATTTTTGTTGCCGCTAAAGAAGATTTCCTTGTAGTTGCTTAACAACTTAAAAAGTCATTTATGATATAAGATGCTACTGAAAATCTCATTACAAATGAGCTACAGCAAGTTTTCCCCTGCAGTCTAAAATACAGATAGAGCTAGGTTTTGTTACTCTTAATATTTTAAAGGTATTATTGCCAAAGTAGTGCAAATGAAATTTCAGCTACTAGTTACATATTTTTCCTCAAAACCATTGTTACTTGCAAAGAATATCATGCAAAAAAGACTTACACGGCGAACAAGGGCTAAACATAGATGTCTTTGAATATCACGCCGTGTGTCCAAAGGTAACGAGCGTAAAATGGATTCTTCATCTACACCTCTGGTGGAAATCCATTTGTATTGAACAAACCGACGAACACGTTCTTGTAGTTCTGGAGGTAGTTGACGGTGCCTCATCCACTCCTCTGTATCTCTTCGTTTGACCCTCCATTCTTCTAGTCTTGCTGTTGTAGATTGTAGATAGTTCTTCAAGAAAACCAGAATTAATCAAAATTTCACAACTAGCAGAACTGAAATAAAATCATAATCGCATCTGTTTCACCAAATTTAGTATTTCAGTGTCATGAAGGGAACTGATTGTTTTCAAAACTAAACTAGCCCCCTACCAACTCCTTTCTCTCAGATGCAATGCCTGCATCACTGTGCTATGCCAGCTTCAGCTAGCATATACTAAAAGATGAAGGTGGTCCAAAAGTTATGAATAAGCAAAAACATATCGatatagataaattattcaacAGAGGGAAAATAATACCTGCATGTTTCCTATGAGGTGTGAGAATAGAACAAGACCAGCTAAGCAAATAAGAATGCTGAACAATATTTCACCCATAAAAGTGCTtgttgctaaattttgtccatatgAACTGCATATGACAACATCATTGAGCAATCTATTAGCATAACCATAAATAAGGTGGTATTTCAACGATGTTAATTTCAGATTCTCAGACCTAAGAcagctagagagagagaaattctaGTAACAAACTGGAAATTCAGATGAAGCTAAGAACTAATCACAAAttgaatttaacaataaaaCCTAGAAATCATTTGCGATATACTCTTTTggtttcattattttctttaataattgTCAAACGTCTTTTAAAGTTGAGAAAATTGTGAATCATCCAGTTATAGGAAATAAATTCAGATGTATTGATTAAATAACTAAGTTACAAAAATGCATAGGTTTTCCAGAGTGTGTGTAAGTGCATCTAGAAATGTAAGTCAATGCAATCAGCAAgacaacttttgatttttttttaaccaactCTTGTGGCTTAAGCATGTAAATACGCATCCACTATTTGCTTCTTGATCCTGAGTTGAACCTAAATTTGACCATCAACTGCATCCAAAAAACCTCTAATCAGATAATGAGAAATGCAATTCCAAGaactgaaaagtaaaaaaatttctctctccctgAATCTTAATCCTCAAACCAAGCTGAAATCTGACATAGAAACCCAAGGACCCTTAGGCATTTGTGTCATAACCACTTTATTCTGGGTGCCAAAGTTGAAAGTTTATGAGAATAATTCCATCAATATGAGCTGATAAAAGAAAATACCACAAAAACCACACATCATGATATAGTTATTCAAGAACCAACAAGAAAGGACTGGTCAGATACCAAAAATGCATTAAAATTGCCCTGAATAACATAATCCATGAATTCTCAAATAACTACTAAAATTCTCTTTATGCTATATCAGTGCCAATTTACTATTGAAGGACTACTGATTTTAGTCAATGACTCAAATGcagaacccaaaaaataacACTCGTAAGAAGTTGTGAAAGGCTTTCTCAACAAACAAACAGTAAGGTATCCAAATAGATAAAACTCGGCTGCATTAAAGGAAACAGAAACTAAATCAGGTTCAGCCAGTACTTAAACATGTGAGATCAGCTAAGCATACCTTAAATTCCTCAAACCCCACCAGAGGCAGTAAAAGTACTTCTCAATGATATAGGAAGAAGCAACATCATTAGTGAAAGCATCAGCAAACAGTCCGAACTGAAAATAGTCATCATTTTGAGCATCACAATTAGTGAGCACTTTAGTGACACTCAGCCAAAAACGGCGTTCAGGATTGTTCAAGCTACTGCAATCAAGAAACGTAGGATTACAAGATGGAGAGCGTGTGGCATTCCTCTCCTTGCTGCATTCCATACTCCAGCACTGATGCTGCCGCTGAATGGATAAGACATACCACGAAGCTCCAAAAATCTGCACTGACAGAGTCGGAGATTGTATTGAGATACTAAGCAAGATATATACATAAGTCGAGTGATCCTACAGCTATtataaatttcacaacaaaatagTAATTTCGAACTTTGTGTACCATTATTGTTGATTTGGCACTGATCACATTCATtgtcacattaatttgtaagctttttgtaataaaaaaaaaatggcagtaACTTCAGCATTTTCATATAAGAGTGAAGCAAAAATGAGGAAATGTAATTTAGTGCTTACATGGCTAGCTAAAATATAGAGAGCGAGATTGTATGCTGCCCCTGCCCAAGCAGTCTTGGCTATAGCTCCAGAATTTTTAATAATCCGCCGGTGCAAagggaaaataacaaaaaatctaGGAACATACTGGATGAAAACAATCAGAGAAATAGTGTGGTTCGCATAATCAGCTGTCCGGGTTTTTAGTGCTGGAATTACAAACCATATCACAATCTGCCAAATCAAAAACAAAGTATGAATACAAAATTCAACAGTGTGGTAAAATTCCTCTATCTTGGTATGCACAAATTAACAAATGTGATACAGTCAGGTGCACATTAGATCTGCAAAGCTGTTTATCTGTTGTATATTACTAATATTAACATAATCTCCACCTgggcaataaaaaaaaaacactgctTATTGAATCGAAGCATTAGATACTAGGTACCACATTGTAACCAAAATCAGCTAAATTTGTAAACTTTGAATGATAATTGAATGACCCACCTGAGGTAGAGGCAAGGTGGCGGCGAGATCAATGATGAAGTTGGACTTCAAATACCGGGCGGCAATGGCGGAACGGTCCATAACAAGCTCGCCGCGGCCGAAGACACGGGAGCTTGGGGCGACGAATGCGGTTTGGAACTTCATGATCATGTGGAGGAGGTGGAAGAGGTCGGCAATGGTCCTGAAGACAGTGAAGACGATGCTTAGGTTGTAGTCGATTTCCATGCAGGCGGGGCCGCCGATGACGgggaggaagaagtagagaggGTCGAGGAATAAGGTGAGGAGAGAGGTGACGAGGAAGATGAAGTTCCATCGGGTCACGATTTCGGAACCAGGGTCGAGGACTTGGTGCCACCATGGGACCTTGCGGCGGAGAGAGAAGGATTTCGGGAAGCGTCGGACGTGAGGGGAAGCAGCGGGTAGAGGGCGAATGCTATGCATTTTCCattgaaggagagagagagagagagattgtggACAGCAAATGGAAGTTGCAGAGGTTTTCTCGGTGTTCTTCAAACGACAGTTAAGATGTCTTGAACGAGGATTGCCCGCCAAAATAGCTAACTTAACTAATAAGGTAATTGTTAATGTAAACTCATTAATtatttcaacattttttattattattatagaatttcAAAGTATGGTATTCGCTTTGAATGGTTGTTCACTTTGTAATATTAGaccaaaatactaattaattttttatgtaagtgTAGATTGAATtacagattttttatttaattatcagaaaatttaccagttgagttaattaGAACTCATTTTAACAATTTCTTTTATACCTACatctaaatttgaaaaaattattacatcCATTGGAAGGACTGTCGAAGTGATCTTTCCAACCAATGAAATGAAGCCACCTATGTGAATGTGTAAGTCAGCTTCCTaatctaaataataaataataaattactaagTGACGTCACATTTGAATAAATGACAACGTTTTATTGGTTAAGAAGATCAGGGAGAATCACTTCAACAATCCTTCggtggacctaataatttctcataaATTTGGCCCAATAAGTCCAAAATTTGATCGATACACTTTGGTAAATTATGCTTTCCATATCTATAGGCTTGAAtattattaccttttttttattcaacaaatATTTTCGACAACTAAAAGGTTTCATTTAGTGAAAATATCAAACTCATCAAAAACTTGATACTAAACTTaatatcataaatttaaaaatttcttatccctttataaatatattttttttaaatcatcaattgatcttcaaattcaaattatatcataagaaaacactaaaattgtataattcactcaaaaactaaaaatactaatatcatacataaaaaaaaacataaagaatgaTAATACTACAAATCATTaagttaaacaattaaaaataatattattactttttgtcatctatattttttaataaatttggatttagaatagGTACCCTCAACTCAAATATTGTTTTTCTCATTCTTAAGTAAGTGCActtattctataaaaaaataaataaaataaaataaaaacgaaGAAGAGTAAGTGCAATGAAATAGATCAAATAGACTGTGGACTGcaatggaccgaagtggaccgaATTAGACCAAATGGACTAAATCATCGGCCACATcaccatttcttttttattgatttgttcTTCGAATTTTTTGCTAGTATTAAATATGTTAACTAATTGACTTTACACATTCAttttagacaatttttttttaataataatatcttggaaaattttaactttatatatGTGTTACCttttgtaaggactcaatttgtaacgaccccaaattggtttattgggttcgaacgttaaagatccaaacaataaatttgtagagagtgggctaaaagatTAGGCCTTGCTCACCGAACAGTGATTAGTCATAGTGTTCATGTTGGATGCACAAAGGTGAACTAAGTTTATCCTTGAACCTCGTCCAttgagcttaatgttcttattattcctttcACTTTTGGTTACAATCGTTCAAgagtccccccccccctctctctctctttggcgcatgaattcttacattatatagcccctctcagttgatcctaaccttccatctgttgatcaagCAGGTAACTACTCaagtgcctgtcccatcagccgcctccccccactttctgttagttacaataaccgaaaccacactgttcaagggtcttttcccatcaatgtggctaggacgtttgttgacgcattcaatgcggaggtgatgtcttttccttgaaccactcccacACTGTACCCCCATGCGAGTctcattctactcgccttttcttctgggagcgctttgGGGGATGCCTTTGATGACGTGTCGTTCTTCCCTTCTAggccttgggatgccgaggacagggttatcctcggctgcatctctaggccatttggactttcgctgcatgtcctcggcaacgactctcctcggcacgggccttgggccctaatggaaagtgggccgggaccacaaattctctagccccacaatagcccctcaaaatcctactgtcCGGATCCTCGaacggagaggagggttttgatgacatcaagCCTCTATCATAACTTGTCAATTCTTGTCACCTAT
The Quercus lobata isolate SW786 chromosome 10, ValleyOak3.0 Primary Assembly, whole genome shotgun sequence DNA segment above includes these coding regions:
- the LOC115965498 gene encoding probable cyclic nucleotide-gated ion channel 16 produces the protein MHSIRPLPAASPHVRRFPKSFSLRRKVPWWHQVLDPGSEIVTRWNFIFLVTSLLTLFLDPLYFFLPVIGGPACMEIDYNLSIVFTVFRTIADLFHLLHMIMKFQTAFVAPSSRVFGRGELVMDRSAIAARYLKSNFIIDLAATLPLPQIVIWFVIPALKTRTADYANHTISLIVFIQYVPRFFVIFPLHRRIIKNSGAIAKTAWAGAAYNLALYILASHIFGASWYVLSIQRQHQCWSMECSKERNATRSPSCNPTFLDCSSLNNPERRFWLSVTKVLTNCDAQNDDYFQFGLFADAFTNDVASSYIIEKYFYCLWWGLRNLSSYGQNLATSTFMGEILFSILICLAGLVLFSHLIGNMQNYLQSTTARLEEWRVKRRDTEEWMRHRQLPPELQERVRRFVQYKWISTRGVDEESILRSLPLDTRRDIQRHLCLALVRRVPFFEQMDNQLLDAICERLVSSLNTKETYIVREGDPVNEMLFIIRGQLESSTTNGGRSGFFNSITLRPGDFCGEELLTWALMPTSSLNLPSSTRTVKSLTEVEAFALRAEDLKFVASQFKHLHSKKLQHAFRYYSHQWRTWGACFLQAAWRRYMRRKKEMELARQEDNYHGHVWDQEFSYWDGSNADYKDDGAGRSSVDKAQQLGATILASKFAANTRRGIQQKADATTLQMPKLFKPEEPDFSTDQEDS